The genomic window ACCTTTGCAAATGGCACTCGTTATGAAGGAGAATTTCGAGGTGGCGTTCCTCATGGCCAAGGAACAATTGTTGATGCCAAAGGCAAGCGTTATCCAGGGTCTTTCCGCGATGGTAAAAAAGTATAGACAAAATCTCAAAAAGCAGGGAACAGGGAACAGGGAACAGGGAACAGGGAATTACGAATTACGAATTACGAATTACGAATACCGTATTTCCGCGACTGCTATACACCGGGAGATTTGCTGATGAACGCTTTTTCCAGTTCAACGGGTCAGTCTATTTTTGATTTTGTACCTGATCCCACCCAGGATCGGGAACTGTTGCAACAGTTAAGTTTTGTGCCAGGAGTTGCAGAACTCTTGACAATTCGTCAAGTTCATGCTTTAGAACACGCAACGGTTTGGGTGCTGAGTGAAGGGGCGAATACCCCTAACCAACGGGCCGAAACGGAATTATTCGGGGGAATGTCAACGGAACAGGGTTTTTACCTGTATGGAAAAGTAGAGACAGGACGGTTACGGCAAGCCGTTGAGCAGGGGTTAAGACGTCTAACCCTAGGAGAATGGGATTTAGCCGTTCATCCGCGCTGTGGGACGAATTTCTCGGTGAATTTACTCTTAACCAGTGGACTCGCATTCGGGATCAGTTCCCTGCTTCCCAAAAACCTGATAGAACAATTGTTCGGTTTGGGATTAGCAACGGTCTTGGCCAATCAATTGGCCCCCGATTTGGGAAGTATAGCCCAACGTTATCTCACAACGGCGATTCCCTTTAATTTGCGGGTGGTAGAAATATCCCAAACCCAAGACTTTTGGGGACGTTCAGCCCATTTTGTTCGAGTGCAATGGGTAAGTTAGCAATAAAACTTAAAGACTTGAGTGAACTGAGACAGCCGATCCAGTAGTACCCTGAACATTAAACGTCTTTGTCCGTTCTTTTCATTAAAAAGGGGAAGATAAACCAATGGTTCAACGTGGTTCTAAAGTTCGTATCCTACGCAAAGAGTCTTACTGGTATCAAGAAGTGGGTACAGTGGCTTCTGTAGACTCCAGTGGTATCAAATACCCGGTGATTGTTCGCTTTGACAAGGTGAACTATTCAACCATCAACACTAACAACTTTGCGATGTCTGAAGTCGTGGAAGTTGCAGGCTCCAGCAAAGGTGGCACGAAAGGGAAAAGTGGCCCTCAAACTTCCGTAGAAGCGAAAGATCGCACAGTTCCTGGTGGTAGTCCCACTCGTATCGGTGATCCGAACCAAGGAACCGAAGGAAATTAGTCGGTGCCGGAACTACCGGAAGTTGAAACCGTTCGGCAAGGTCTAAATCAAGTGACCTTGACAAGAGCGTTTATGGGGGGTGAGGTGTTGTTAAAACGCACTCTCGCCTACCCGTTTTCTGTTGATGAATTTTTGCAGAATTTAACCGGAATTGCGATCGCTCATTGGCATCGCCGAGGTAAATATTTATTAGCAGAATTAGTTAAATTAGACTCTAATTCAACCCCTGGAGGCTGGTTAGGGGTTCATTTACGGATGACGGGTCAATTATTATGGGTTAACCCTCAAGAACCCTTACAAAAACACACTCGCATTCGATTATTTTTTGCTGAAAATCGAGAATTGAGATTTGTTGATCAACGCACCTTTGGTCAAATCTGGTGGGTTCGGCCGGATCAAGAGATTTCTAATATTATTACCGGATTAAACAATTTAGGGCCAGAACCTTTTGCTCCAGAATTTTCCGTTGAATATTTACAAGCCCAATTTAAAAAACGTCAACGCCCCATAAAATCAGCCCTTTTGGATCAAAAATTAGTGGCTGGAGTCGGGAATATTTATGCAGATGAAGCGTTATTTTTAAGCGGAATAGCCCCAACAACTCCTTGCACTACTTTAACCCGTGAACAACTCGAACGCTTACAGCACCAGATTATTCAAGTATTAGAAAAAAGTATTCAAAAAGGCGGGACAACGATTCGCAACTTCCTCAATGTTCAAGGAGTAAATGGTAATTATGGGGGTAGCGCTTGGGTTTACAACCGGACTGGAGAACCCTGTCGCGTTTGTGGAACTCCCATTGAACGTTTAAAACTTGCCGGACGGTCTGCTCATTTTTGTCCTCAATGTCAGGGGGGAGGGAACAGGGAACAGGGAACAGGGAACAGGGAATAGGGAATAGGGAATAGGGAATAGGGAATAGGAAATGGGCAATAGGAAATGGGCAATAGGAAATGGGCAATAGGCAATAGGCAATAGGGAATGGGCAATAGGGGGAAAGAATATAGAAAATTAACCTAATAAACCTTTAAAATTTGGGAAAGATTCTATCACTATTTTAAGTTAACGAGCTATGGCAATTAAAAAAGGTGACTTTGTTCACGCGGTTCGGGAAAAGTTAGAAAACAGCTTAGAGGCAAAAGCCAGTGATAGCCGATTTTCCCCTTATCTTTTTGAAACCAAAGGGGAAATTATGGAACTGCGAGGGGACTATGCTTTAGTTAAATTTGGACAAGTCCCCACACCGAATATCTGGTTACGACTAGACCAACTAGAAGCAGCTTAATAGCTGGCATAATCTATTAAGCGGTCTATCCCTCTTTTGTCACTTGACTTGATTTTCCCCCTCCCAATAACCCGATGTCTTTGTAGGGGCGAGGCGCGCCCAAAGTCCGTCAACTTAACGCCAAAAGCCCGGAAATAAATTTCGGGCGTAGGGGCGGGTTCAGTGGGGTTGCGGTTAATCAGAAAAGATCTTGTTGAACNGAATGCTTCGGAAACAGTAATTGAGGCTTTGCTTACAGCTTTGTCCGATAGTAATTATGGGGTGCGNATGGTTTAAGTTGACACTAATGGGGCGCGCCTCGCCCCTACGAGGAATTGGATTTTAAGTCTGATGTAGAACTAATTTAGACTTGCTATAGTGGAGAAATGCACTCAAGCAAAAGCTAACAATTCAACTAAAATTATTACAGCCTATTTGGGATTGCTATATGTTATTAGAAACTTTAGGCACTTTAGGCACGGTAATTGCACCTTGGTTAGGGGAATGGGGAGCAGTAAAAATCGCCAGTGGTATTCTGAAGAATATTTGCAGTCAATTAAATCCCCAGGAGATTGAAAAAGCTTTAAAAGTGGCGATTACTGTTGCAGAGCAACACTGTGAGCAGTTATTTGGTCAGAGTGATAAGCGGTTTAAACGTAAATTTTTAGATCAATATTTTCAGAGAAAAGAAGTTTTAGAAGAATTGCAAAAACCTCTAGTTAATCAGGGAATTAATCTGGATTTACTTGTTTTTGCTTTTGAAGAAACAGTTAACAATAATAATTCAGATGGAAATAATCGAATTAATCCAGAATTTATTAAACCTTGGTTAGAATTATTTAAAACAGAATATTTTAAACAAATTGGGGGTAATTTAAACTTTAAATATGCTAAGGCTGTTTATCTTAAACAATTAATATGCTGGTATGATGATGTTAAGTTTGTGGGTATTGATGCTAAAGGACAGGAAAACGATAAATCCGAAAAGCTGGCTAAAATTTTTGTGATGCAAGATGTCAAAGAGGAGAAAAAAGAACGTTATGGAAGTCTGAGGGAAGCTGATTTTTTAGAGTTGGGAGATCGGGGAAATCGCCAAGGGGAATTATCCCGACAACAACGTCAATGGATGGCTTTAGATAATTATGCGGGAAATCCCTTTCCGGCTCAGGATTTATTAACGAAAAATCAGGCTAAAAAGGTTGTGCTTTTGGGTGCGCCCGGTTCAGGAAAAACAACGTTAATGAGTTATTTTTCAGTGATCATTGCTCAAAATCAATCGGAATTATTAGGCTTAAATTCAGAAGTTGATTGGCTACCGATTTTGATTCGGATGCGGGACTATGTTCGCTTTGAAAATCTGAGTATTTTAGAATATTATCAGCAATTTTGCTATAAATCTCTGGCGGTTCAATCTTTACCCGAAAGATTTTTTGAACATTGGCTAGAAGATGGTAGAGCTTTAATTCTTTTAGATGGTTTAGATGAAATTGTTGAAGAAGGCAAACGCCATGAAATCGTCCAAAAAATAGAGAATTTCCTGGGAAGATATGACCAAAATCGGGTAATGATTACGTCTCGTCCGGCGGGGTATAGAAGAGACTTTTTTCGGGCTGAAGAGTTTCCCCATTATTGGTTACAGCCATTTGACGATAAAAAAATTAACGCATTTATTGAGAATTGGTATAATAGCCGGACTCCAGATCCAGAAGAAGCTAAATTACGCAAGGAAGACATTAAAAAAGCTTTTGATAAAAATCCTCGTCTGCAACTTCTAGCGCGGAATCCTTTATTGTTAACGATTATTACTTTAATTCACCGTTATCAAGCTCAATTACCGAAGGAAAGATATAAACTTTATCACTGTGCAGTACAAACTTTATTAACAACTTGGGATACAACCAATAAGCAACTCGAAAATCATAACAAATTAGAATATCTCAAAAATGATGATTGGGAAGATCTGATGCAAAATTTAGCGTTTTGGATTCATAGCCATCAAGATGGAATTGAAAATAATGAATTAGAGGGAACGTTAATTGATAAAGATGAGTTGATTAAGTTTGTGGCAAATTATATCGAAAACACAAAGCAGATTAAATGGACTCCAGCTAAAAATGAAGCCCAACGTTTTATTGATTTTGTGCGCGATCGCAGTGGCTTACTGAATGAGCAAGGTCGAGATTGTTATGCGTTTGTCCATAAAACTTTTCAGGAATATCTTTGCGCTCAAAAAATACAACGGGAAATGGAGGAAGATTCCTATAACTTCGAGATTATTCTCGATGCTATTAAAACCCATCTCCATGATGCTCACTGGCGGGAGGTTTTGTTATTATTGGTAGCTCAACAGCAGAAAAAATCAGCAGCAAAAGCGATTCAAGTTATCTTAGATAATCAAAGTGAGTATGAGCAATGGTTACACCGAGATTTATTATTTGCGGGTAGTTGTTTAGCTGAAAATCCCAAAGGCTTAAATGTGGCGGATAGTGGTTTAGTGGAGGATATTTTAGCCCGGTTAGTTAGTTTAGAGATTAGTGACAAGACATCAGATAAACTCAAGGAGCAGCTTTTTAAGGTTTTTTGCAGTCTCTATGAAACGGATTTTGCTCCGCAATGTTTGGCACGTTTAAAAGCCCAGACAAGCAAAATTGATTCAGATAGATTATTAACCTATCGAGCCGAATTAGGGGAAAAGGAAACAGTGATTGACGAGTTAATTCAACAGTTGTCCGATAGTGATGATGGGGTGCGTGCGAATGCAGCAGAGGTATTAGGCCAGTTAGGGAATGCTTCGGAAACAGTCATTGAGGCTTTGCTTAAGGCTTTGTCTGATAGTGATAATTGGGTGTGTTGGAATGCAGCAGAGGCATTAGGCCAGTTAGGGAATGCTTCGGAAACAGTCATTGAGGCTTTGCTTAAGGCTTTGTCCGATAGTGAGTATTGGGTGCGTGGGTATCCAGCAGAGGCATTAGGCAACTTAGAGAATGCTTCGGAAACAGTCATTGAGGCTTTGCTTAAGGCTTTGTCCGATAGCGATCATAGGGTGCGTGAGAATGCAGCAGAGGCATTAGGCAAGTTAGGGGATGCTTCGGAAACAGTAATAGAGGCTTTGCTTAACGCTTTGTCCGATAGTGAGGATGGGGTGCGTCAGAATGTGGCAAAGGCATTAGGCAAGTTAGGGAATGCTTCGGAAACAGTAATAGAGGCTTTGCTTAACGCTTTGTCCGATAGTGAGTATTCTGTGCGTGAGAATGCAGCAGAGGCATTAGGCAAGTTAGGTAATAGTTCAGACCGGGTAATTGAGGCTTTGCTTAACGCTTTGTCCGGTAGTAATGATGAGGTGTGTCCGAATGCAGCAGAGGCATTAGGCAAGTTAGGTAATAGTTCAGACCGGGTAATTGAGGCTTTGCTTGTGGCTTTGTCCGATAGTCACGATTTAGATTTAGTGTCTGGGAATGCAGCAGAGGCATTAGGCAACTTAGGGAATACTTCGGAAACAGTAATAGAGGCTTTGCTTAACGCTTTGTCCGATAGTCAGCATTGGGTGCGTCAGAATGCAGCAGGAGCATTAGGCAAGTTAGGGAATACTTCGGAAACAGTAATTGAGGCTTTGCTGGAAGCTTTGTCCAATAGTGATAATCGGGTGCGTGACGATGCAGCAGAGGCATTAGGCAACTTAGGGAATGCTTCGGAAACAGTAATTGAGGCTTTGCTTACAGCTTTGTCCGATAGTAATTATGGGGTGCGTCGGTATGCAGCAGGGGCATTAGGCAAGTTAGGAAATACTTCGGAAACAGTAATAGAGGCTTTGCTTAACGCTTTGTCAGATAGTGCGGATTCGGTGCGTTGGGATGCAGCAAGGGCATTAGGCAAGTTAGGTAAGCAATCCCCTAAAGTTAAGCCGTTGGTGGTGGAGTGGATTCAACAACATGAAGATTCTGAATTTGTTGGGAGAGGTATTGATGCGTTGTGGGATTTGGTGAATGGTTAATTGTGTATTAGAGTTATTGCAGAATTTTATGTGACTTCTCGGCTATTTCATCAAGTAGGTATCGAGTTCCGAATATTGAGAGAACACACTATCAATACTGGCTAAATTTGCTTGATAAACTAACATTGTAGCTATAATAAACCGAGAATAATTATTTCAGACATTCCCAATCCTCTTCATCAATAATAGGGCTAATCATATCTCCTAAAGTTTTGGCTTTACCAGCTATCAAGGCTGAAGGAATCCGACGCTTTGGAGATATTTTTGTTTCTTCTAACACGGTCACAATAATACGCGCTGAACTCACTTGAGGTTGTTCTGATAACCATTTCACCTGACCGTTTTCATAAATTGCTTCATAACTTTTTAACACAATAATCTCCTTTTCCTATATTTTAACACAAACGAGTTAGATAAATTAACTCAAATTAACGATGCCAAATGGTTTGATTTCCGGGTTGATCAATTAAGGTAATCCCTAACTGTTTGAGATGATCTCGAATGCGATCGCTCTCCCCATAATTCTTAGATGAAATCCTATTCAGGAATTCTTTGATATTCTGATTGAAGATAAGCTGGAATCACTCTCTGGCGTTTCTTAACGCTCGTTTGAATTAATTTTACTATTCCCCCAATGCTTAGAATTCCTGTTAATATCATCAAAGGTAAAAGCCATTTTAAGAAAAACACAACTCCCCAACTAAAACTCGATAGAATTATTAGCAAGGCTAGAATTTTAGACTCTTGGGGTTCAAAGCCAACTTTTTGATACCTTTTTGTTAACCATCCCCCAACAACCCCCATATTAAAAAAACTTCCACCCCCCCAAATATAAATTAAGCTGTAACTCAAAAATCTAAGGAATATTCCGCCATAGCCAGATTGAAAAAATAGACCCACAATAGAATCAGAACTACTGGGAATAGCTATTGCTGATAACTTCCCAATTAATTGAACCATCGAAATTAAAATAAAATAAGAGAAGAATGCTGAAGGAATTACCCAGAGTCCGCCACGAGATAATCCAATTTTAATTCCTAGGTAAAGCCAGTATAACGCTATTAATAAACTAAATCCTTTCCAGAACAAATCGATTAAAACTTGAGAATAACCTGGATGATTTTGTAATGGGGGCGTTGTTAAAGTTATGGCAAAAATTAAATAAGTATAAGCCGGGATTAAAGCTACTGTTAAAATTAAAAAAGTCATCCCCAACAGGATATAAAATTTTTTGCCAAGTATAATAGATTGATTTTGGCTTAAATTGGCTTCTGGAACCACCGAAGAATTAGAATTTTGATTCATAGCATTTTTCCCCATCAATATCATTTAATTTCCAAACAGTGGCTTTTGTTCCCTAACTCATATCAAATCCCATTATAGATGCTACAGATGATCCCCCAAAACCCCCTGTAGAGACGTTCCATGGAACGTCTCTACAGGGGTAAATTTGCAGTAAACATTTAGGGATTTTATATCACAACAACTGAGTCAGGTTAGATTCCTAACCTTTTGATTGAGACTCGCTATATAATTAGAAAATTGTTCAATATTAATCATTTTCCTGCGCCGTGACTACCACTCCCTTACCTCCCAACCCCCAACTCACCGCAACACAACGCCCTGACCCCCTCGGACGCTTCGGACAATTTGGCGGCAAATACGTTCCTGAGACCTTAATGCCCGCCTTAGCTGAACTGGAAACGGCCTATAACCATTATCGTCAAGATCCTGAATTTCAAACGGAACTCCAAAGCCTGCTTAAAGACTATGTGGGACGGCCTAGCCCTCTGTATTTCGCCGAACGCATCACCCAACATTATGCTAAACCTGACGGTACAGGCCCGCAAATTTATCTGAAACGGGAAGACCTCAACCACACGGGAGCCCATAAAATTAATAATGCCCTCGCCCAAGCGTTGTTAGCGAAAAAAATGGGCAAAAAACGAATTATTGCGGAAACTGGGGCGGGTCAACATGGGGTAGCGACGGCGACGGTTTGCGCCCGCTATGGCCTAGACTGTGTGATTTATATGGGCATTCACGACATGGAACGTCAAGCCCTGAATGTGTTTAGAATGCGGCTGTTAGGGGCGGAAGTTCGACCTGTGGAAGCGGGAACCGGAACCTTAAAAGATGCGACGTCTGAAGCCATCCGCGACTGGGTAACGAACGTGGAAACGACCCATTATATTCTCGGTTCGGTTGCTGGCCCCCATCCCTATCCCATGATTGTACGGGATTTTCATAATGTAATTGGCATCGAAACTCGCAGCCAATGTTTAGAGAAATGGGGCGGTTTACCGGATATTTTATTGGCTTGTGTTGGGGGCGGTTCTAATGCGATGGGGCTATTTAATGAGTTTGTGAATGAATCTTCTGTGCGCCTCATTGGGGTAGAAGCCGCCGGGTCGGGGGTGGAAACGGGAAAACACGCCGCCACCTTAACTCATGGTCAAGTGGGGGTTTTACACGGGGCGATGAGTTATCTGTTACAAGATGATGATGGTCAAGTGATGGAAGCCCATTCTATTAGTGCTGGGTTAGATTATCCGGGTGTGGGGCCAGAACACAGCTATTTAAAAGATTTGGGTCGGGCAGAATATTATAGTGTGACTGACCAACAAGCGTTAGATGCGTTTCAACGGTTATCGCGTTTGGAAGGGATTATTCCAGCGTTGGAAACGGCCCATGCGATCGCTTATTTAGAAATGCTTTGTCCGCAATTAGAAGGCAGTCCTCGAATTATTTTAAATTGTTCAGGACGGGGAGATAAAGATGTACAAACGGTACAGAAATTCCTGAATCATTCTAACAGTTAAATTCAGCAATAAAAGCAAAATTGTTTGTCGGATGGGTGACGCTAGAACGTTATTGATTTCAGTGATGAAGCAGCCCAACGGTGTTATGCCCTTCCACGCAACAAGTTTCAATCGCTCTGGCGAACTTCGAGGCTAAATAGGCGTCCTTCCAGTGGCTCGTATTCATCTTCCAATAGCCAGAGTTGAGCTTCTTCATAGTTCTGAAAAGCTTTTACAAGACTATAATGCTCAGAGGGGTCGAAAACATAACAACCCCCCATTTTGTCACTTAGTAGCAGCAAGACGTAGGGTGGTGATTGCATTGAATCTACCCAAACTTCTAAGAAGTTCCAATCATCTTTCACTAGGTCGGGTGCGAGGAATTGCGTGGTATCGGTTGTTTGCATCAATTTTTACCTCACCGTAGAACAAAGGAGTTCTTAAACCGTCTGGACTGATCCGATAACCGATTGCTTCAGTAAAAAATAGCCCATAGCGCTCGTAGTTCCGAACGCTGCCCGTGTATTCTCCTCTTTCTATTTGTGCACCTAATTTCTTGAGAATTAAACAGCCCTGGGGGGGCTATATTAACTACCCGGAATTGTCACATCAATGGTAGTGACGTTTGATTGATCATTTAAACTCTTTAAAGGTGGATTAATTACCGCTTGATTTCCGACAACTAAGATTACTAAATTTTCAGGTTTGAGATATTGTTGGGCGACTCGTTGAACATCTTCGATGGTTGTTGCTTGGACTTGACGTTGATAATCAAAGATAAAATCCTTGGGATAACCATAATATTCATACTGCATTAAACGCCAAAGGGTTTGAGCCGGATCTTCAAAATTGAAAATAAAAGAATTTAAAGTTGATTCTTTCGCATAAGCTAATTCTTCAGGCTTAATGGGTTCTTTTTGTAAACGTTCAATTTCAGTTTTTACCCCTGTAATAAAGGGAACTGTAGCTTCCGAACGAGTTTGTCCTCCGGCGTTAAACATCCCTGGATAATCGTAACTGGCTCCCCAATATCCATAAACAGAATAGGCTAATCCTTGGCGCGATCGCACATTATTAAATAACCGTCCTCCAAACCCATCTAATACCTCATTCATAACCGTTAATTCGGGATAATTGGGATCATTTAATAACCCGCCTAAATGACCCATTTCCACATAGCTTTGTGTTAATTGAGGTTGATCTACAAAGAAAACACCCCCGAAATGGGCTTGAGAAACCGCAGGAAGGGGAGGAATAACTACTTTTTGACTCGGTTTCCAATCTCCTAATTTTTCTGCAATTAGAGCTTTCATTTTTTGCGGTTCAAAATCTCCTACAATTCCCAAAATCATAGTTTCAGGATGAAAATATTGTTGATAAAAATCAACTAAATCCTCACGGTTTATATTGTCTAATGTGGAATATTCTGCGGATCGTGCATAGGGACTATCTTGACCATAAATCAGTTTAACAAACTCCCTGGAAGCAATTCCTTCTGGGTCATCATTGCGACGAGCGATCGCACCTTTGGTTTGAGTTTTTGCTAAATCTAATTTATCCTGGGGAAAGGCAGGATTGCGAATCAAATCCGTAAATAATCCGAATACCG from Planktothrix serta PCC 8927 includes these protein-coding regions:
- a CDS encoding DUF6391 domain-containing protein — translated: MNAFSSSTGQSIFDFVPDPTQDRELLQQLSFVPGVAELLTIRQVHALEHATVWVLSEGANTPNQRAETELFGGMSTEQGFYLYGKVETGRLRQAVEQGLRRLTLGEWDLAVHPRCGTNFSVNLLLTSGLAFGISSLLPKNLIEQLFGLGLATVLANQLAPDLGSIAQRYLTTAIPFNLRVVEISQTQDFWGRSAHFVRVQWVS
- a CDS encoding DNA-formamidopyrimidine glycosylase produces the protein MPELPEVETVRQGLNQVTLTRAFMGGEVLLKRTLAYPFSVDEFLQNLTGIAIAHWHRRGKYLLAELVKLDSNSTPGGWLGVHLRMTGQLLWVNPQEPLQKHTRIRLFFAENRELRFVDQRTFGQIWWVRPDQEISNIITGLNNLGPEPFAPEFSVEYLQAQFKKRQRPIKSALLDQKLVAGVGNIYADEALFLSGIAPTTPCTTLTREQLERLQHQIIQVLEKSIQKGGTTIRNFLNVQGVNGNYGGSAWVYNRTGEPCRVCGTPIERLKLAGRSAHFCPQCQGGGNREQGTGNRE
- the ndhO gene encoding NAD(P)H-quinone oxidoreductase subunit O, with amino-acid sequence MAIKKGDFVHAVREKLENSLEAKASDSRFSPYLFETKGEIMELRGDYALVKFGQVPTPNIWLRLDQLEAA
- a CDS encoding HEAT repeat domain-containing protein; translated protein: MLLETLGTLGTVIAPWLGEWGAVKIASGILKNICSQLNPQEIEKALKVAITVAEQHCEQLFGQSDKRFKRKFLDQYFQRKEVLEELQKPLVNQGINLDLLVFAFEETVNNNNSDGNNRINPEFIKPWLELFKTEYFKQIGGNLNFKYAKAVYLKQLICWYDDVKFVGIDAKGQENDKSEKLAKIFVMQDVKEEKKERYGSLREADFLELGDRGNRQGELSRQQRQWMALDNYAGNPFPAQDLLTKNQAKKVVLLGAPGSGKTTLMSYFSVIIAQNQSELLGLNSEVDWLPILIRMRDYVRFENLSILEYYQQFCYKSLAVQSLPERFFEHWLEDGRALILLDGLDEIVEEGKRHEIVQKIENFLGRYDQNRVMITSRPAGYRRDFFRAEEFPHYWLQPFDDKKINAFIENWYNSRTPDPEEAKLRKEDIKKAFDKNPRLQLLARNPLLLTIITLIHRYQAQLPKERYKLYHCAVQTLLTTWDTTNKQLENHNKLEYLKNDDWEDLMQNLAFWIHSHQDGIENNELEGTLIDKDELIKFVANYIENTKQIKWTPAKNEAQRFIDFVRDRSGLLNEQGRDCYAFVHKTFQEYLCAQKIQREMEEDSYNFEIILDAIKTHLHDAHWREVLLLLVAQQQKKSAAKAIQVILDNQSEYEQWLHRDLLFAGSCLAENPKGLNVADSGLVEDILARLVSLEISDKTSDKLKEQLFKVFCSLYETDFAPQCLARLKAQTSKIDSDRLLTYRAELGEKETVIDELIQQLSDSDDGVRANAAEVLGQLGNASETVIEALLKALSDSDNWVCWNAAEALGQLGNASETVIEALLKALSDSEYWVRGYPAEALGNLENASETVIEALLKALSDSDHRVRENAAEALGKLGDASETVIEALLNALSDSEDGVRQNVAKALGKLGNASETVIEALLNALSDSEYSVRENAAEALGKLGNSSDRVIEALLNALSGSNDEVCPNAAEALGKLGNSSDRVIEALLVALSDSHDLDLVSGNAAEALGNLGNTSETVIEALLNALSDSQHWVRQNAAGALGKLGNTSETVIEALLEALSNSDNRVRDDAAEALGNLGNASETVIEALLTALSDSNYGVRRYAAGALGKLGNTSETVIEALLNALSDSADSVRWDAARALGKLGKQSPKVKPLVVEWIQQHEDSEFVGRGIDALWDLVNG
- the trpB gene encoding tryptophan synthase subunit beta, with the protein product MTTTPLPPNPQLTATQRPDPLGRFGQFGGKYVPETLMPALAELETAYNHYRQDPEFQTELQSLLKDYVGRPSPLYFAERITQHYAKPDGTGPQIYLKREDLNHTGAHKINNALAQALLAKKMGKKRIIAETGAGQHGVATATVCARYGLDCVIYMGIHDMERQALNVFRMRLLGAEVRPVEAGTGTLKDATSEAIRDWVTNVETTHYILGSVAGPHPYPMIVRDFHNVIGIETRSQCLEKWGGLPDILLACVGGGSNAMGLFNEFVNESSVRLIGVEAAGSGVETGKHAATLTHGQVGVLHGAMSYLLQDDDGQVMEAHSISAGLDYPGVGPEHSYLKDLGRAEYYSVTDQQALDAFQRLSRLEGIIPALETAHAIAYLEMLCPQLEGSPRIILNCSGRGDKDVQTVQKFLNHSNS
- a CDS encoding DUF6972 family protein; protein product: MLKKLGAQIERGEYTGSVRNYERYGLFFTEAIGYRISPDGLRTPLFYGEVKIDANNRYHAIPRTRPSER
- a CDS encoding M16 family metallopeptidase; the encoded protein is MLNSVVLNLKQSKIFWVGLLFVTMIVTILWHIPALASTPKHYTELTFPPLSAIQLPPYERYQLDNGITVYLIEDHELPLVGGTALFRTGDRFEPADKVGLASMTAEVMRNGGTRQHSADELNQLLEQKAASVEAGIYTTSGRVGFGGLSEDLETVFGLFTDLIRNPAFPQDKLDLAKTQTKGAIARRNDDPEGIASREFVKLIYGQDSPYARSAEYSTLDNINREDLVDFYQQYFHPETMILGIVGDFEPQKMKALIAEKLGDWKPSQKVVIPPLPAVSQAHFGGVFFVDQPQLTQSYVEMGHLGGLLNDPNYPELTVMNEVLDGFGGRLFNNVRSRQGLAYSVYGYWGASYDYPGMFNAGGQTRSEATVPFITGVKTEIERLQKEPIKPEELAYAKESTLNSFIFNFEDPAQTLWRLMQYEYYGYPKDFIFDYQRQVQATTIEDVQRVAQQYLKPENLVILVVGNQAVINPPLKSLNDQSNVTTIDVTIPGS